In Megachile rotundata isolate GNS110a chromosome 10, iyMegRotu1, whole genome shotgun sequence, the sequence GAAACAGCTTTAACAGAGGCATTCAATTTAAAAGCAGCAATAGAATATCAACTGCAAAATCGTAATTATATCAAACAAATTTTAGTTACAATTATTTCAACTAGTACCATGATGCATCTGATATATGAATTTTTTTCATTGTATTTAGTTGAAGCAGCAAAAGAAGCATTAACAGATATGCCTCCCAGATCTGAAGAAGAGCTTGACGCTGTTACTTTGCATAATCAAGCCTTAATAAATATGGACACAAAGCCAAGCGAAGGATTTGAAAAACTTTCGTTTTTATTACAACAAAATCCATTCCCACCTGAAACTTTTGcaaacttattattgttatattgcaaataCCAATACTATGATTTAGCTGCAGATGTACTTGCTGAAAATGTACACTTGacttacaaatatttaacatcAGTAAGTATGGtttttattatcataattttaTACACTGTAAATACATTTTTGCGTAAATATGAATTTCACTGTTACAAAACTTTTaatgatattataaaattatgaaaacagGATGAAACGTAATTTGCAATTGTACtgcatttatataatttctcaATCACTGGAGTGTTTACTTTTTGAGCGTTTAGACTTTTTAGAATGTTTGTCTATGCTTTCTGAATGTTTTCGTTTATGAGCTTTCACATCATGACTAGAAAAATCTTCATTATGACTTTCATTGCTGGAAGTATCATTatacttctttctttttcttttttgatcTTTAgagtatttcttctttttctttttaactacTTCTTTTCtgtcagaatcactatcatctGTATTTTGTTTAAgttttttaactttctttttcttttttcttttctctttgtgtttcttctcttttttagtCATATCAGTTTGTGGTTGAACAGTAGGTTCTTCTTCTTCAATCTCTGGGATTAATTCATATTTCTTTCCATCAGGAGACATGAAGCAATCCTTAGATAAATGACCAGCAGTTCCACATTTAGTACATGTAGTATTAAGGACTGCTTCTAAATGTATAGCTTTACGTTCATATTTTTCTACAGTCTTCCTCTTTTGCATGTCCCTCTGTAGTTCTACTCCATTAGGATCTAAATCTGTACCACTTCCTTGATTCACATATTTCATGGACAATCCTATTTTACCATCATCCCCGATTGAAATAATTTTGCACCATACTCGTTCTCCTTTTTGCAAAATCTCTGCAACATTGTCGACATGAGCAGAGCTTACCTAAtaagtttatataaaatatttatattaaaagacACACGCAAAAGTAATTTATTATGAAT encodes:
- the LOC105664307 gene encoding zinc finger CCHC domain-containing protein 17 yields the protein MANCKLNQIFLGEIASVQNYGAFIRIPGCSVQGLIHKSQVSSAHVDNVAEILQKGERVWCKIISIGDDGKIGLSMKYVNQGSGTDLDPNGVELQRDMQKRKTVEKYERKAIHLEAVLNTTCTKCGTAGHLSKDCFMSPDGKKYELIPEIEEEEPTVQPQTDMTKKEKKHKEKRKKKKKVKKLKQNTDDSDSDRKEVVKKKKKKYSKDQKRKRKKYNDTSSNESHNEDFSSHDVKAHKRKHSESIDKHSKKSKRSKSKHSSD